The DNA region TGGGAGATGGTTTGGTCGAACCCCGCCATCAAGACTGCCTCCCGAATCTTATCGGTCAATGCTTCGAATCCGTGCGGGCCACCGAGCGGTGTTGAACCGATCGGTAGCGCTTCCGGGATTTTTTCGTAGCCATGCACCCGTCCAAGCTCCTCGACCAAATCTTCTTCGCGCAAAATGTCAGTTCGCCAGGAGGGGGGCACAACTTCAAGAGAATCAGGGGAAACGCCTAAAATCTCGAACCCCAAGCCCTTCAAATAGCGTTCAGCGTCGTCGGCGGAAATCGCCATCCCAAGCAAGCCGGAGGCCCGCTTGAGGAAGACAGTCAGGCTTTCCCGCTCCGTCCGTTCCGGATAGACGTCGATGACGCCGCCAACCGGTTTGCCGCCGGTGATTTCGGCATAAAGCTCTGCAAACCGGTTCAATGCTACAACGACGCCCTCTGGATCCACAGACCGTTCAAACCGGTAGCTGGCTTCGGTCGCGATCCCCAATTCTTTCCTTGTCCGGCGGACAGAAGTGTTTGAAAAGTGGGCCGCTTCGAGGAGGCATCGGGTGGTCGTACCGGTCACCTCGGTCTCTTCTCCCCCCATGACCCCGGCCAAACCGATGGCCTTCTGGGTGTCGGCAATCACCATGTGGTGGGGTTTCAATCGGTGTACGACCCCGTCCAACGTCTTGAGTGTTTCCCCTTCTTCGGCTTGGCGGACGATGATCCGCCCCCCAACCAACTGGTCCAAATCGTAGGCATGCAGAGGTTGGCCGACTTCGAACATCACATAGTTGGTTAAATCAACGAGCAGCGAGATCGGTCGTTGGCCGATTTGGCGCAGCCGTTTTTTTAACCACTCTGGGGATTCCCCATTCTGGAGGTCTTCAAAAACCCGGCAGGCAAAACGGGTGCAACTGCTGGTTTGGATTTCGGCACTGGCCATCGCCCAGATGTCCCGGGAACCGGAGTCGGCGGCGGGGAAGCGCGAAGCGGCCCGTTGGTAAAGTTCGGTCGGTTCGGCATGGGGATCCTTGGCCAAAATCTCCCGGGAAAGACCCAACACCGATGCGCCGTCGCCTCGGTTCGCCATGATGTTGATGTCCAGGACGGATTCGCCCTCCGATTCAAAAATCTCCTCGAGCTCGAAGCCGGTCATGGTCAACAAGTCGGCAAGCTCAGGGGCGTCCAAAGGTGACTTCACGAAGTCGCGGAGCATCGATTCGGTGAGTTTCATGTGTTAGGCGAATTGAGAGAGGAAGCGGAAATCGTTGTCGAAGAAGTGTCGGAGGTCATCAACGCCGTAGGCCATCATCGGGATGCGCTCCACCCCGAGCCCAAAGGCGAATCCGCTGAATTCACGGGTATCGATGTCATACCGCTCCAAAATATTGGGGTGGATCAGGCCGGCACCGCCGAGCTCAACCCACTTGCCCCCGAACAATTTGGGCGTCGAAATCGCATAGTCCACCCCTGGCTCGACAAAAGGGAAGAAGTCCGGACGGAACCGGATCTTGACCTCATCGCCGAACATCGCTCGGGCAAAAACCCCGAGCGTTCCTTTGAGGTGGTGCAAACCGATCCCACGGTCCACCATAAAGCAATCGACTTGGTGGAACGTGTGGTTGTGGGTGCGGTCGACCGCTTCATTCCGGAAGGTTCGGCCTACCGTAAACATGCGCAAGGGCGGTTTGACCGATTCGAAGACCCGGCCCTGTAGGGCCGTGCATTGGGTGCGCAGAACCATGTCGTCTGTGACATAAAACGTGTCCTGCTCATCCATTGCCGGATGGTCGGGCGGGTAATTCAAAGCGTCGAAGTTGTACTTGAACTGTTCGAGTTCGGGTGATTCGGCATAAACGAACCCCATCGATCCCAAAACCCGCTTGATCTTGTCTGTGGTGAGTTGCAGGACGTGGGCGCGGCCCACGCGCGGGGCCCGTCCGGGCATTGTCACGTCGATTTTTTCCGCTTCAAACTGCTTGGCGAGCTCTGCCGTCCGAAGCTCACGCAGCCGGGCGGCATGGGCGGCTTCCACGGCTGCTTTGGCAGCGTTCACCGCCTGGCCAAAAAGCGGTTTCTGATCGTTCGGTAACGCGCCGATCCCTTTCATCAGGTTGGCCAGGCGCCCATTTTTGCCCAAAAAGTCCAATTCCACCGCCCGGAGCGCCTCGGTGGTAGCAGCAAGCCGGATGGCTGCAACCGCCTCGTTTTGAACAAGTGCCACTTCTTCCATTGCGTTAGGCGATTGTGTCGATGGCAGTCAGCACGCGGTCGATGGCATCCATAAGCAGGTCTTCTTCGATCGTCAAGGGCGGCGTCAACCGGAACGTGCGTTTGCGGGTTTCTTTGGTGAGGACGCCGAGTTTGGTGAGCTCGGCGGAGACGGCTTTGCTGTCAACGTCGTCGTGAACTTCGATCCCGATCAAGAGCCCTCGGCCCCGAGTGTCCTTGATGGCCGGGTGGTTTGCCGCTTGGAGCTTGGCAAAGGCTTTTTCCCCGAGCTCGGTAACCCTAGTGCCGTAGCCCCCAGTTTCAAATTCGGCGAGGGCCGCCAGGGCTACGGCCGCGCCCAACGGGTTCCCCCCAAACGTCGAACCGTGGTCGCCAGGCTGGAACAGCTTCATCACATGGTCTTTGCCAACGGCGGCAGAGACCGGCAAGATCCCGCCTCCGAGCGGTTTGCCGACGGCGAGCATGTCGGGTTGGGCCTCTTCAAATTGGTAAGCGAACTTTTTGCCGGTTCGGTAAAAGCCCACCTGGATTTCATCCCAAATCAAGAGTGTGTTAGTTTCATCGCATAACTGCCTGACTCCGGCCATCCAACCGTCCGGAGGCATGATGATCCCACCCTCGGCTTGGATCGGTTCGGCGAGGATGGCGACCGTGTTGGGGGTGATCGCCGCTTTCAGGGCGGCCAAGTCGCCAAATGGGATGATCTTGAATCCCGGGGTGAACGGTCCGAAATTCTCCTTGTATCCCGGTTCCGAACTGAAACCGACGATCGTCGTCGTCCGGCCGTGGAAATTGTCTTGGAAGACGATGATTTCAGCCTGGTCTTTTGCGACTCCTTTGACCGTGTAGCCCCATTTCCGCGCAAGCTTGATGCACGTCTCGATGGCTTCTGCCCCTGTGTTCATAGGGCAAACCCGGTCCAACCCGCAAAATTCTGCGAGGCCTTTGAGGAACAATCCCACCCCGGCGTTGTTGAAGGCCCGGGAGACGACCGCGATCTCATCGAGTTGGTCTCGCATGGCCTGAACGATTGCCGGGTTCAAGTGGCCGTGCGCCATGGCTGAATAAGCCCCGATGCAATCGATGTATTCGCGACCGGCGTTATCCCAAACCCGCGCATTCCTTCCCCGGACAATGTTCACCGGCAACGGTTTGTAGTTGAGCGTCCCGTAGTCGGCGCTCATCGTTGCGGCTTCGTCATCCGAGATCCCATGGATCGCCTCCATCAATCCCCCATTGGAGATCTGATCCCAAAGGCCCGGGCTGTGCGTGGTCGCCATCTGACTATTGTGAGGGATCGGGCCGCCCGCTGTGAACCCCACTAGGCCAGGGGGCGCGGGGACAGTCTGGGACGCATGTGAAATTGCGGGGGCGATGTGGAAGAACTAGCCTGGGAATAGGACAATGGCAGAAAAGGCAAAAAAGAAGGGCGGAAAGCTTCCAATCATCCTGGTCGCCGTGCTGGTGGTGGCCGGAGGCGGGTTCTTTGCCATGGGCAAAAAAGAAGCTCCGAAGAAGAAAGAAGAACCAGAAGTCAAGCTGGGGGCCGTCCAAAGCCTCGGCGGGGAGTTCCTCATCAACCTGAAGGACGGTAGCACCTTCCTCAACGCGGAAATCAGCGTCCAGCTCGACGCCAAAGGGCATATCACCGACCCTGTCGCCGGGGGCGAAGGCGGCGGGGAACACGGTGGGAAAACCGAAGCCACCTTCTCAATCGCCCGCGACGCCGTGAACATGGTCCTCGCTGGCAAGAGCATCGAAGACCTCACAAAGCCCGGTGGGCTCAAGATCTTGAAACACGAAATTGCCGCGGCAATCAACCATGCCGTGCACCCGCCCGAAGAGCCGACTGCCGAAGAGAAAAAGAAGCAAGAGCACGAAGCCAAGAACGG from Armatimonadota bacterium includes:
- the pheS gene encoding phenylalanine--tRNA ligase subunit alpha; protein product: MEEVALVQNEAVAAIRLAATTEALRAVELDFLGKNGRLANLMKGIGALPNDQKPLFGQAVNAAKAAVEAAHAARLRELRTAELAKQFEAEKIDVTMPGRAPRVGRAHVLQLTTDKIKRVLGSMGFVYAESPELEQFKYNFDALNYPPDHPAMDEQDTFYVTDDMVLRTQCTALQGRVFESVKPPLRMFTVGRTFRNEAVDRTHNHTFHQVDCFMVDRGIGLHHLKGTLGVFARAMFGDEVKIRFRPDFFPFVEPGVDYAISTPKLFGGKWVELGGAGLIHPNILERYDIDTREFSGFAFGLGVERIPMMAYGVDDLRHFFDNDFRFLSQFA
- the pheT gene encoding phenylalanine--tRNA ligase subunit beta, giving the protein MKLTESMLRDFVKSPLDAPELADLLTMTGFELEEIFESEGESVLDINIMANRGDGASVLGLSREILAKDPHAEPTELYQRAASRFPAADSGSRDIWAMASAEIQTSSCTRFACRVFEDLQNGESPEWLKKRLRQIGQRPISLLVDLTNYVMFEVGQPLHAYDLDQLVGGRIIVRQAEEGETLKTLDGVVHRLKPHHMVIADTQKAIGLAGVMGGEETEVTGTTTRCLLEAAHFSNTSVRRTRKELGIATEASYRFERSVDPEGVVVALNRFAELYAEITGGKPVGGVIDVYPERTERESLTVFLKRASGLLGMAISADDAERYLKGLGFEILGVSPDSLEVVPPSWRTDILREEDLVEELGRVHGYEKIPEALPIGSTPLGGPHGFEALTDKIREAVLMAGFDQTISHSLRDLHPLDFPADSGSGENTRVRVRQPHSPEMAFLRNSILPSLADAQRRNNVEDLHIFEIGRVHGTGVESTQLGLMSAGRFDGPGWRPSDSSTADFFTLKGVVESVAQAVSLATQFRRTTTDPRFHPTRQTRVVMAGAELGVMGQIHPLVAEACGLPPGTVLAELTLDPLASVAAGIPDYRPISRNPASRRDIAILIKKDVPYSEISDAVARSGGPDLERFWLFDVYEGQGVPEGLHSLALALQFRRMNANLTDDESNALRDQVVSALQALGATLR
- the rocD gene encoding ornithine--oxo-acid transaminase, which produces MSADYGTLNYKPLPVNIVRGRNARVWDNAGREYIDCIGAYSAMAHGHLNPAIVQAMRDQLDEIAVVSRAFNNAGVGLFLKGLAEFCGLDRVCPMNTGAEAIETCIKLARKWGYTVKGVAKDQAEIIVFQDNFHGRTTTIVGFSSEPGYKENFGPFTPGFKIIPFGDLAALKAAITPNTVAILAEPIQAEGGIIMPPDGWMAGVRQLCDETNTLLIWDEIQVGFYRTGKKFAYQFEEAQPDMLAVGKPLGGGILPVSAAVGKDHVMKLFQPGDHGSTFGGNPLGAAVALAALAEFETGGYGTRVTELGEKAFAKLQAANHPAIKDTRGRGLLIGIEVHDDVDSKAVSAELTKLGVLTKETRKRTFRLTPPLTIEEDLLMDAIDRVLTAIDTIA
- a CDS encoding flagellar basal body-associated FliL family protein → MAEKAKKKGGKLPIILVAVLVVAGGGFFAMGKKEAPKKKEEPEVKLGAVQSLGGEFLINLKDGSTFLNAEISVQLDAKGHITDPVAGGEGGGEHGGKTEATFSIARDAVNMVLAGKSIEDLTKPGGLKILKHEIAAAINHAVHPPEEPTAEEKKKQEHEAKNGKGHEEGIDHEWLNELGRDSEKGPVLKVFFDKFMYSRV